One window of Arcobacter sp. CECT 8983 genomic DNA carries:
- a CDS encoding fumarate hydratase yields the protein MGKITEKDIIDSIADACQYISFYHPEDFVKGMVEAYEKEESEAAKNAIGQILINSKMCA from the coding sequence ATGGGAAAAATCACAGAAAAAGACATAATAGATAGTATAGCAGATGCCTGTCAATATATCTCTTTTTACCATCCAGAAGATTTTGTAAAAGGAATGGTAGAAGCATACGAAAAAGAGGAGTCAGAAGCAGCAAAAAATGCAATAGGACAAATTTTAATAAACTCAAAAATGTGTGC